Proteins encoded within one genomic window of Gambusia affinis linkage group LG09, SWU_Gaff_1.0, whole genome shotgun sequence:
- the jakmip1 gene encoding nuclear anchorage protein 1 isoform X1: MQLSHKLDQTLHMLRQEVRTMSQEKEREEHVWRERLHRCQRQLKAKDEEMSRQAQYFESFKVKLQQKLSLARDREQSLQNRIYGLEKQLLDVTVSCATGMATFTAVRITAGTVKPMNEPDKLPSMRGEGEGEEERKEEKKKQWQPNVGPLSKESTKVDESKTDSGIEGGQDKETKHTSKEARLQIFIISLQEDLKVLLEREEEGMTERRKLLEELQEAQENSHFLSCTVEEMKAELHQLRQEVEDLRKENQSLQEILRDAANSTPPLSSLKPEAACTIPVVNLPRCCPDTPVSPLSPGMALGQSSTGSLVEEVQSHEVPVSHLSAVQHIDHKGAAEHTRNNPNYHFPPSMRTTKLNPPSDFPQTGSKPIPGFQSLSFSTEFITEPKLGNVEEIPSAESDALSAAFHSLGFGDNSKALKEERGHLEDELEHIKAELQAVTQENAELKLQLRRETEKQQSAKAQLSSEERIITPATCDVNHPLPLNSARDDAVVDLAQSELILALNQENRALADRIQELQAHIEFREEEMKTEKTNLRECIRRLEEDVVRGEQENQEQVSLISELTRKTEDDLNTIMELRQKFEESKEKPQGNQHCRSLWQNEKQENQKEYVDSFVENMLKEDEETQLSFSQETDSLTTASSSGCQQNIQRDSLQNHSQNIPHVSSLTDEVAQLNNSIQSLKTEQKELTANISSLREEQKEVALSLQRQTEEKQQLTRSVWALKEQKDCIFQSLHGLKQEKEQLSRVVCSLKNEKDQYTRSNSGLKEEKEELNLLLSALQRDKDVIKESILSCEEERERIMKSLQSLRTESEQLSQTVLHLNEQRDKVTESLKSLTEQRDQKELTHTLKEERDQLVMSVSSLKEEKEKVEQSIICLKEEQRNIKQIILSLQEDRCSLQMQAEKTNHELNLRNEYMTKRTGKGDDAPGCETSNNREKPVKNASDLMREIEALGDELKKSREEVGKNHAEIRKLHTELSQSQARCEAVEKKSTNQIMRLTESASQREDIMKENETLTLQVKELQDKLMVLLREKTDALSLKAQTDEHHHILSAQLKAKTVALEELNSEYIALKRGRGRRDDQTAALVSLRARYNDVRAKYDGLLKRKSQTDLDVAPLKAKLSCLVVKCQERNLLLAEMMKSMHRVDSLEPRLMQQAEHLLSDAALQDYAAAFSPESKIQRREHYSDFTQHFFSACQGCNKGILPDPTCPVVSNCLITHQNKVSAESEKHSLIFARETSANPQDCWKVAPATAETLKGTPPGSVSPLSTRVSPVVPLKEIYSTNSTQLSPVTASLDATSRPEKIDFLDLEVKDKHSSDTAEVGIHLRCPPSASSSTRVSPSRRLSSPEKILNLQEELQKTLMDSFQAPESRGRGKRPQRNLSPSAPADLNSPKPTRHFPFSVKCTDSLPVSQFCFHTKHTPDVATNSDTSKKSPTLFNAVTSRSTNAILSPSTFTSCHLKADGSKRQELLICPDFSLKSATHRKDSSISSGDTKLFTHTKQTEKKFIPMLDLSDITRTDPLNTSCTQSACFSPEKSDKAATHSTAALGNASRPRPEAPAEVRSVEVIKAVGQSSLLVGWERPPLDELGCSNDTFVYGYRVFVNKEFHKSVLSSACTKCILENINLNEPVHIGVQTLASNGLHSDIVYTLYFSSNRE, from the exons ATGCAGCTCTCTCACAAACTGGACCAGACACTCCACATGCTCAGACAGGAAGTCAGGACAATG AGTCAAGAAAAGGAGCGAGAGGAGCATGTTTGGAGGGAGAGGCTGCATCGCTGCCAGAGGCAGCTGAAGGCCAAAGACGAGGAGATGAGTCGTCAGGCCCAGTATTTTGAGAGCTTTAAAGTCAAACTCCAGCAGAAGCTCAGCCTGGCCCGAGACAGAGAGCAGAGTCTGCAAAATCGCATCTACGGTTTAGAAAAGCAGTTACTGGATGTGACTGTTAGCTGTGCTACAGGAATGGCAACATTTACAGCTGTCAGGATTACGGCTGGGACTGTAAAACCCATGAATGAACCAGACAAGTTACCATCTATGAGAGgagagggggaaggagaggaggaaaggaaggaagagaagaagaaacagtgGCAGCCAAATGTGGGACCGTTGAGTAAAGAAAGCACAAAGGTTGATGAGAGTAAGACAGACTCAGGCATAGAGGGAGGACAAGACaaggaaacaaaacatactTCAAAAGAGGCCAGACTGCAGATCTTCATTATCAGCCTGCAGGAGGATCTCAAGGTACTGctggagagagaggaggaagggaTGACTGAGCGGAGGAAATtgttggaggagctgcaggaggccCAGGAGAACAGCCACTTCCTGAGCTGCACAGTGGAGGAGATGAAGGCAGAGCTGCATCAACTAAGACAGGAGGTGGAAGACCTGAGAAAGGAGAACCAGAGTCTCCAGGAGATTCTCAGGGATGCAGCAAATTCCACACCTCCACTCTCATCTTTAAAACCTGAGGCAGCGTGTACCATTCCTGTAGTGAACTTGCCACGCTGCTGTCCGGATACACCAGTCAGCCCTCTGTCACCGGGGATGGCACTTGGACAATCTTCAACAGGAAGCCTAGTAGAAGAG gTGCAGTCACATGAGGTTCCTGTGTCACATCTGTCTGCAGTTCAACACATTGACCATAAGGGCGCAGCAGAGCACACACGAAACAACCCAAATTATCATTTCCCACCATCTATGAGAACCACAAAACTAAATCCTCCCAGTGATTTTCCCCAAACTGGTTCCAAACCCATCCCAGGTTTCCAGTCCCTTTCCTTTTCCACTGAGTTCATAACTGAACCTAAACTGGGAAATGTGGAGGAAATTCCCAGTGCAGAATCCGATGCCCTGAGTGCAGCTTTTCACAGCTTGGGGTTTGGTGACAATTCGAAAGCTCTTAAAGAAGAACGTGGCCACCTGGAGGATGAACTTGAGCACATAAAAGCAGAGCTGCAGGCGGTGACTCAAGAGAATGCTGAATTAAAGCTACAACTTAGGAGAgagactgaaaaacaacagagtgCAAAAGCTCAGTTGTCATCAGAAGAAAGg ATTATCACACCTGCCACCTGTGATGTAAATCATCCTCTTCCATTAAATTCTGCCAGAGATGATGCAGTTGTTGACCTTGCACAAAGTGAGCTCATCCTCGCCCTGAATCAGGAAAACCGGGCCTTGGCAGATAGGATCCAAGAGCTGCAGGCTCACATTGAATTCAGGGAAGAGGAGATGAAAACGGAGAAAACGAACCTGAGGGAGTGTATTCGTCGGCTGGAGGAGGATGTTGTCAGGGGGGAGCAGGAGAACCAAGAACAAGTCAGTTTGATCTCAGAACTCACCAGGAAGACTGAGGATGATCTGAATACCATTATGGAGCTTCGGCAAAAATTTGAAGAGAGCAAAGAAAAACCACAGGGTAACCAGCACTGCAGATCTCTgtggcaaaatgaaaaacaagaaaatcaaaaagaatATGTGGAcagttttgtagaaaatatgcttaaagaagatgaagaaacacAGTTGAGTTTCAGTCAAGAAACTGACAGTTTGACCACAGCCTCCTCGTCTGGCTGTCAGCAAAACATTCAGCGTGACTCATTACAAAACCACTCTCAGAACATCCCGCATGTTAGTTCTTTGACAGATGAAGTAGCCCAGCTCAACAACTCAATCCAGAGcctcaaaacagaacaaaaagagcTGACAGCCAACATCAGTTCTCTACGAGAAGAGCAGAAAGAAGTCGCTCTGTCACTCCAAAGACAAAcggaagaaaaacagcagctaaCTCGCTCAGTATGGGCACTGAAGGAGCAGAAAGATTGCATCTTTCAATCTCTACATGGACTTAAACAAGAGAAAGAGCAGCTGAGCAGGGTTGTCTGCAGTCTGAAGAATGAGAAAGATCAGTACACGAGGTCCAACAGTGGCCTcaaagaagagaaagaggaactaaaTCTGTTGTTATCTGCTCTTCAAAGAGATAAAGATGTGATAAAAGAATCTATTTTGAGTTGTgaagaagagagggagaggatcATGAAGTCTCTGCAGAGTTTACGGACAGAAAGCGAGCAGCTAAGCCAAACTGTTCTTCATTTGAATGAACAGCGAGACAAAGTAACAGAGTCCCTTAAGAGTCTCACAGAACAGAGAGACCAGAAGGAACTAACTCACACTCTAAAAGAGGAGCGTGACCAGCTAGTAATGTCTGTCAGCAGTttgaaggaagaaaaggaaaaagtcgAGCAATCAATCATCTGTTTAAAGGAAGAGCAAAGAAACATAAAGCAAATAATCCTGAGCTTACAAGAGGACAGGTGCAGCCTTCAAATGCAAGCTGAGAAGACCAATCATGAATTAAATCTAAGAAATGAATATATGACAAAGAGGACAGGGAAAGGAGATGATGCTCCAGGATGTGAGACCAGTAACAACAGAGAAAAGCCTGTGAAG AATGCAAGTGACCTGATGAGGGAGATTGAAGCTTTGGGAGATGAATTAAAGAAGTCAAGAGAAGAAGTGGGAAAGAATCATGCAGAG ATAAGGAAGCTGCATACTGAGCTGTCCCAGTCACAAGCCAGGTGTGaagcagtagaaaaaaaatcaactaatcAGATCATGAGACTGACAGAGTCAGCCAGTCAGAGAGAAGACATCATGAAGGAAAATGAGACCCTTACACTGCAG gtgaaggagctgcaggatAAACTGATGGTCCTGCTCAGAGAGAAGACTGATGCTTTGTCTCTGAAGGCACAAACAGACGAGCACCATCACATCCTTTCTGCTCAGCTCAAAGCTAAG ACCgtggctctggaggagctgaactCGGAGTACATCGCTCTGAAACGAGGACGGGGCAGGAGGGACGATCAGACCGCTGCGCTCGTCTCCCTCAGAGCACGCTACAATGACGTCAGAGCCAAG TATGATGGacttcttaaaagaaaaagccaaacTGATCTGGATGTAGCTCCCTTAAAG GCCAAGCTGTCTTGCCTGGTGGTGAAGTGTCAGGAGAGAAACCTCTTGTTAGCCGAGATGATGAAGTCCATGCACAGAGTCGACAGTCTGGAGCCCAGGCTGATGCAGCAGGCCGAGCATCTGCTCAGTGACGCTGCTTTGCAGGATTACGCTGCTGCATTCTCACCAGAAAGCAAAATTCAACGCAGAGAGCACTATAGTGATTttacacaacattttttttcagcatgtcaaGGCTGCAACAAGGGAATCCTGCCTGATCCAACCTGCCCAGTTGTATCAAACTGTTTGATTACGCATCAAAATAAAGTCTCAGCTGAAAGTGAAAAACACTCTTTGATATTTGCCAGAGAGACTTCAGCAAATCCCCAGGACTGCTGGAAAGTTGCACctgcaacagcagaaacactAAAGGGAACCCCCCCTGGGTCAGTGTCTCCTTTAAGTACTAGGGTGTCCCCTGTTGTCCCATTAAAGGAGATCTACTCCACAAACAGCACCCAG CTGTCTCCTGTCACCGCATCACTCGACGCAACCAGCCGACCAGAGAAAATCGACTTCCTTGATTTGGAGGTGAAAGACAAGCACTCCTCAGACACAGCCGAGGTGGGGATACACTTGCGTTGTCCTCCTTCGGCGTCCTCAAGCACACGGGTCAGTCCCAGCAGGAGACTCAGCAGTCCTGAGAAGATTCTCAACCTGCAAGAAGAACTGCAGAAGACACTGATGGACAGCTTTCAG GCACCAGAAAGCAGAGGACGAGGAAAGCGTCCTCAGAGAAATCTCTCACCTTCAGCACCTGCAGACCTAAACTCACCCAAaccaacaagacattttcctttcagtgttaaatgtacTGACTCACTGCCAGTCTCACAATTTTGTTTCCACACTAAACACACCCCAGATGTAGCTACTAATTCTGACACTTCTAAGAAATCACCAACACTTTTTAATGCAGTCACATCTCGGTCTACTAATGCCATATTAAGTCCAAGCACGTTCACTTCTTGCCACCTTAAAGCAGACGGATCTAAAAGACAAGAACTTTTAATATGTCCTGATTTTTCTCTCAAGTCTGCGACTCACAGAAAGGACAGCTCCATCTCTAGTGGTGACACCAAgttattcacacacacaaagcagacagaaaagaaattcaTCCCCATGCTTGATTTATCTGACATTACACGAACAGATCCACTCAATACATCCTGCACTCAGTCTGCTTGTTTCTCTCCTGAGAAATCCGACAAGGCTGCTACACATTCCACTGCTGCATTGGGAAATGCTTCAAGACCCAGACCAG